In Nitrosococcus oceani ATCC 19707, the following proteins share a genomic window:
- the thrS gene encoding threonine--tRNA ligase — MPVITLPDGSQRSFDHPVTVYDVAADIGPGLAKAALGGKIEGRLVDSSYPLEKDTKLTIITERDMDGLEIIRHSCAHLLAQAVKALYPEAQVTIGPVIEDGFYYDFAYPKGFTPEDLEAIEAKMRELVEQDLSVHRELKSREEAVSLFRRMGEEYKAEIIASIPSEEEISLYRQGDFVDLCRGPHVPSTARLKAFKLTKVAGAYWRGDANNEMLQRIYGTAWPDKKALKAYLHRLEEAEKRDHRRIGADLDLFSIQEEAGGGLVFWHPMGARIRRVIEDFWQERHTAAGYEMLYTPHIAHEELWQTSGHTDFYRESMYQPMEDDHQLYQLKPMNCPFHVLIYQGRLRSYRELPIRWAELGTVYRHEMSGALHGLMRVRGFTQDDAHIFCREEQIENEILGILDLTLEMLAAFGFDRYEIDLSTRPEKSVGPEAIWEQATQALRSALDKKGLDYAVDEGGGAFYGPKIDIKIEDAIGRKWQCSTVQLDFNLPERFAMEYVAEDGARHRPIMIHRAVLGSLERFFGVLIEHYEGKFPPWLAPVQVVVMSITDRQEGYARQVEEAMRNKGFRSLLDLRNEKIGFKIREHILRRIPYLLVIGDREVANQTVAVRTRYSQDLGAMSLDAFMEHLSVDVARLGHNISEED, encoded by the coding sequence ATGCCTGTTATTACCCTTCCAGATGGTAGCCAACGCAGTTTTGACCATCCTGTTACCGTTTATGACGTAGCGGCCGATATCGGCCCGGGTCTAGCGAAGGCAGCCCTTGGGGGCAAGATCGAAGGCCGTTTGGTCGATAGTTCTTATCCCCTTGAGAAGGATACGAAACTTACCATTATTACCGAACGGGACATGGATGGCTTGGAAATTATCCGCCATTCCTGCGCGCATTTGCTGGCCCAAGCGGTCAAGGCGCTTTATCCGGAAGCCCAAGTGACTATCGGACCGGTGATTGAGGATGGCTTCTATTATGATTTTGCCTACCCTAAGGGGTTCACCCCAGAGGATCTTGAAGCCATTGAAGCCAAAATGCGAGAATTGGTGGAGCAAGATCTTTCGGTTCATCGAGAGTTGAAGTCCCGCGAGGAAGCTGTCTCTTTATTCCGCCGGATGGGGGAAGAATATAAGGCTGAGATTATCGCTTCTATCCCCTCGGAGGAGGAAATTTCTCTTTACCGACAAGGGGATTTTGTGGATCTTTGCCGCGGGCCCCATGTGCCTTCGACCGCTAGGCTCAAAGCCTTTAAGCTTACCAAGGTGGCCGGCGCTTATTGGCGGGGTGATGCCAATAACGAGATGCTGCAGCGTATTTATGGCACCGCCTGGCCTGATAAAAAAGCCCTTAAGGCTTATCTCCATCGTCTTGAAGAAGCTGAAAAACGGGATCACCGCCGGATTGGCGCTGATTTGGATCTGTTTTCCATTCAGGAAGAAGCGGGTGGCGGCTTGGTATTCTGGCATCCCATGGGGGCGCGTATCCGGCGGGTGATAGAGGATTTTTGGCAGGAGCGTCATACGGCGGCAGGCTATGAAATGCTCTATACGCCCCATATTGCTCACGAGGAATTATGGCAAACTTCCGGGCATACGGATTTTTACCGAGAGTCCATGTACCAGCCCATGGAGGACGACCACCAACTTTACCAGCTTAAGCCCATGAATTGCCCTTTTCATGTGCTGATATATCAAGGTCGGCTGCGCTCCTATCGGGAATTGCCCATCCGCTGGGCGGAACTGGGTACCGTTTACCGCCATGAAATGTCTGGTGCTCTGCATGGGTTGATGCGGGTGCGGGGGTTTACTCAGGATGACGCGCATATTTTCTGTCGCGAAGAGCAGATTGAGAATGAAATTCTGGGTATCCTTGATCTGACTCTAGAAATGCTAGCGGCGTTTGGTTTTGACCGTTATGAAATTGACCTTTCTACGCGGCCGGAAAAATCGGTGGGGCCGGAAGCAATTTGGGAGCAGGCAACCCAAGCGTTGCGTTCAGCATTGGATAAGAAGGGCTTGGATTACGCTGTGGACGAAGGCGGTGGTGCTTTCTACGGCCCCAAGATCGATATTAAAATCGAGGATGCCATTGGCCGTAAATGGCAGTGCTCTACGGTCCAGCTAGACTTTAATCTGCCGGAGCGTTTTGCGATGGAGTATGTGGCCGAGGATGGCGCTCGCCATCGTCCTATTATGATCCATCGAGCGGTGTTAGGTTCTTTAGAACGTTTTTTTGGTGTACTTATTGAGCACTACGAAGGTAAATTTCCGCCTTGGCTCGCGCCTGTACAGGTTGTCGTGATGAGCATCACTGATCGGCAGGAGGGATATGCCCGCCAAGTGGAAGAAGCGATGAGAAATAAAGGTTTTCGTTCTCTTTTGGACTTGAGAAATGAGAAAATCGGTTTTAAAATCCGTGAGCACATTTTGCGCCGGATTCCTTATTTGTTAGTCATTGGAGATCGGGAGGTGGCAAACCAGACCGTGGCCGTGCGTACCCGATACAGTCAGGATCTGGGGGCGATGAGTCTTGATGCCTTTATGGAGCATCTTAGCGTTGACGTTGCTCGTCTTGGTCATAACATTTCTGAGGAGGATTAG
- the infC gene encoding translation initiation factor IF-3 gives MNEEITSPEVRLIGVDGEQIGVVSIEEALHVADEAGEDLVEIAPQAEPPVCRIMDYGKYLFEENKKRQAAKKKQKQIQIKEVKFRPGTEEGDYQVKLRNLVRFLTEGDKTKVSLRFRGRELAHQELGLKLLERVRNDLEEYGVVEQHPKREGRQMVMVLAPKK, from the coding sequence CTGAACGAAGAAATTACTTCTCCAGAAGTTCGCTTGATTGGCGTTGATGGCGAACAAATTGGGGTCGTTTCCATTGAGGAGGCGCTGCATGTAGCGGATGAAGCAGGTGAGGACTTAGTGGAGATTGCTCCGCAGGCCGAGCCCCCCGTGTGCCGAATTATGGATTATGGCAAGTATCTGTTTGAGGAGAATAAAAAACGTCAGGCTGCAAAAAAGAAACAAAAGCAGATACAGATCAAAGAAGTTAAGTTCCGGCCAGGGACTGAAGAAGGGGATTATCAGGTCAAACTGCGCAACCTGGTACGTTTCCTGACAGAAGGGGATAAAACCAAAGTGAGTCTGCGTTTTCGTGGACGGGAATTGGCCCACCAAGAATTGGGGCTTAAATTGCTAGAACGGGTCCGTAACGATTTAGAGGAATATGGAGTCGTTGAGCAACACCCAAAACGGGAGGGCCGGCAAATGGTCATGGTTTTGGCCCCTAAAAAGTAA
- the rpmI gene encoding 50S ribosomal protein L35 produces MPKLKTNRGAAKRFKRTASGKFKHAQSHHNHILTKKSSKRKRNLRPLAVVSAADGPRLDRMLPYA; encoded by the coding sequence ATGCCCAAGCTGAAAACCAACCGCGGTGCCGCCAAGCGTTTTAAGCGCACGGCTAGCGGTAAATTCAAACACGCCCAGAGCCACCATAACCACATTCTTACTAAAAAGAGCAGCAAACGTAAGCGTAATTTGCGCCCTTTAGCAGTAGTGAGTGCAGCGGATGGTCCTAGGTTAGATCGTATGTTGCCCTACGCTTAA
- the rplT gene encoding 50S ribosomal protein L20, with translation MPRVKRGVTAHARHKKVIAQAKGYRGRRKNVYRVANQAITRASQYAYRDRRQRKRQFRALWIVRINAAARECGLSYSRLISGLKRAAIEIDRKVLADLAVRDKAAFTTIAEQAKVALSD, from the coding sequence ATGCCTAGAGTAAAACGAGGAGTAACGGCCCACGCCCGGCATAAGAAGGTGATTGCTCAGGCCAAGGGCTATCGCGGCCGGCGCAAAAACGTCTACCGTGTTGCGAACCAGGCGATCACTCGTGCCAGCCAGTATGCCTACCGTGACCGGCGCCAACGCAAACGGCAGTTCCGCGCTCTTTGGATCGTGCGTATTAATGCTGCTGCCCGCGAGTGCGGTCTTTCCTATAGCCGCCTTATCAGTGGATTGAAACGGGCTGCAATTGAGATTGATCGTAAGGTGCTTGCCGATCTTGCTGTCAGAGATAAGGCAGCTTTTACCACCATCGCCGAGCAAGCTAAAGTTGCGCTATCGGATTAG
- the pheS gene encoding phenylalanine--tRNA ligase subunit alpha: protein MQALAEIVAKARQAVSAAPDLPTLDELRVRYLGKKGELTGHFKALDQVSAEERPIFGKAVNEAKQALQSEIEARRKDLEQAALEARLASEAIDVTLPGRGLDVGGLHPVTRTLARIEAFFRYAGFEIHEGPEVEDDYHNFEALNIPPSHPARAMHDTFYFDAHTLLRTHTSPVQIRVMEHQGPPLRIIAPGRVYRCDSDLTHTPMFHQVEGLLVDEQVSFTDLKGILSDFLRAYFEREDLEVRFRPSYFPFTEPSAETDIQCVNCSGEGCRVCGHTGWLEVLGCGMVHPKVFEHVGIDSERYLGFAFGLGVERLAMLRYGVNDLRLFFENDLRFLRQFN, encoded by the coding sequence ATGCAAGCATTAGCAGAAATAGTCGCAAAGGCTCGCCAGGCGGTGTCAGCCGCCCCTGATTTGCCAACCTTAGATGAATTGCGGGTTCGTTATTTAGGTAAGAAGGGGGAGCTTACAGGCCATTTTAAAGCGTTAGACCAGGTTAGCGCCGAGGAACGCCCCATTTTTGGCAAAGCGGTCAATGAGGCTAAACAAGCGCTGCAGAGCGAAATCGAGGCCCGGCGCAAGGACTTGGAACAAGCGGCACTAGAGGCGCGTCTTGCTTCAGAGGCGATTGATGTGACTTTGCCAGGTCGGGGTCTGGATGTGGGTGGGTTACATCCGGTGACGCGTACCTTGGCGCGTATTGAGGCATTTTTCCGTTACGCGGGGTTCGAGATCCATGAAGGACCGGAAGTAGAAGATGATTATCATAACTTTGAAGCGCTTAATATCCCGCCTTCCCATCCTGCTAGAGCAATGCACGACACTTTTTATTTTGATGCTCATACCCTTTTGCGAACCCACACCTCGCCGGTACAAATCCGGGTGATGGAGCACCAGGGGCCGCCACTGCGGATTATTGCTCCTGGGCGAGTTTATCGTTGTGATTCCGATTTGACTCATACTCCCATGTTCCACCAGGTGGAAGGATTGCTGGTGGATGAGCAGGTGAGTTTTACCGATCTCAAGGGTATTCTTTCGGATTTCCTGCGGGCCTATTTTGAGCGAGAAGATCTAGAAGTTCGTTTTCGTCCCTCCTATTTCCCTTTTACGGAGCCATCGGCGGAGACCGATATTCAATGTGTTAACTGCAGTGGCGAGGGTTGCCGGGTGTGCGGCCATACAGGCTGGCTAGAGGTGTTGGGTTGCGGTATGGTGCATCCTAAAGTTTTTGAGCATGTGGGTATTGATAGCGAGCGGTATCTGGGGTTTGCATTTGGCCTGGGCGTTGAGCGACTGGCAATGCTTCGTTATGGAGTGAATGATTTACGTTTGTTTTTTGAAAATGATTTACGTTTCTTACGTCAGTTTAATTGA
- the pheT gene encoding phenylalanine--tRNA ligase subunit beta, which produces MKFSEAWLRTWVDPDISRETLVERLTLAGLEVESTEPVAAPFKGVKAARIVAVEPHPSAPRLQVCQVDIGSGSLLTVVCGAPNARAGLWAPLAIIGAQLPAGIRIELAKLQGVESFGMLCSAAELGLAEQSAGLLELPEGDFPGVDLHEFLQFDDISIEVDLTPNRSDCLSVAGIAREVGVLTQSPVTEPAIEPVTAQIGDIFPVTVTAPAACPRYLGRVLRGVNPQTQTPWWLRERLRRSGIRSLGLVVDVTNYVMLELGQPMHAFDLERLKGGIQVRYGQADEALTLLDGTHLRLDEETLIIADQQRALALAGIMGGEESGINNQTRHLFLESAFFNPSVIAGRARFYGLHTDSSHRFERGVDPELPRRAMERATALLLEIAGGQAGPVIEVADSSQLPPQATIILRKARIHRVLGVEIAESRITEQLTRLGLKVERIEEGWEVKVPSFRFDLALEVDLIEELGRLYGYDRLPSTRPVGQIQPVLKTEAGAFIDRIRQVLVDRDYQEAITYSFVDQELQQLLDPEGSPLVLNNPISTDMAVMRTTLWTGLVQALQYNSYRQQERIRFFEYGLTFNGQLADLKQERTIAGLISGASYPEQWGLVGRPADFFDLKGDVEAILSLVGEQRNCFEFMAASHPALHPGQSAQILREGQAVGWLGALHPWLESKLDLSSRAYLFSLQLEAVERGSLPVFQSLSKFPAIRRDIAFLVNANIPVQVVFDCLKGCESDILKEFQLFDVYTGKGIDPDKKSLALKLILQHPSYTLTDDRVNIFIERVMALLVTELGAIIRE; this is translated from the coding sequence ATGAAATTCAGTGAAGCCTGGTTACGAACATGGGTTGATCCAGATATCAGTAGAGAAACCCTGGTTGAACGGCTCACGTTGGCCGGGTTAGAAGTAGAAAGTACCGAACCAGTAGCAGCCCCTTTTAAGGGCGTTAAGGCTGCTAGGATAGTGGCTGTGGAGCCTCATCCCAGCGCCCCTCGTCTACAGGTTTGCCAAGTAGATATCGGGAGTGGTTCCCTCTTGACGGTGGTATGCGGCGCGCCTAATGCTCGGGCTGGGCTATGGGCGCCGCTTGCCATCATTGGCGCCCAATTACCGGCTGGTATAAGGATTGAGCTGGCGAAATTGCAAGGGGTAGAATCCTTTGGAATGCTTTGTTCTGCGGCGGAACTGGGTCTTGCTGAGCAATCAGCAGGATTATTGGAGTTACCTGAAGGAGATTTTCCTGGCGTCGATCTCCATGAATTTTTGCAATTCGATGATATCAGTATTGAGGTTGATTTGACCCCCAACCGCAGCGATTGCCTAAGCGTTGCCGGGATTGCCCGGGAAGTGGGCGTGCTCACCCAGTCTCCCGTAACGGAACCTGCCATCGAGCCTGTGACGGCCCAAATTGGAGATATCTTCCCGGTCACTGTAACGGCGCCAGCGGCTTGTCCCCGCTATTTAGGGCGGGTTTTAAGGGGCGTCAACCCCCAAACGCAGACGCCTTGGTGGCTCCGGGAGCGGCTTCGGCGCAGCGGTATTCGGAGTTTAGGACTGGTAGTCGATGTGACTAATTATGTCATGCTGGAGTTGGGACAGCCAATGCATGCCTTTGACCTGGAACGGCTGAAAGGTGGCATTCAAGTGCGTTATGGGCAAGCCGACGAGGCGCTTACTCTGTTGGATGGCACCCATTTACGGTTGGATGAAGAAACTTTGATCATTGCGGATCAGCAGCGAGCGCTTGCCTTGGCAGGGATTATGGGAGGCGAAGAATCAGGCATTAATAACCAGACTCGGCATCTATTTTTGGAGAGCGCTTTTTTCAACCCGAGCGTTATTGCAGGTCGCGCCCGCTTTTATGGTTTGCATACGGATTCTTCCCACCGCTTCGAGCGTGGAGTTGATCCCGAATTACCGCGGCGGGCCATGGAACGGGCTACAGCTTTGCTGCTAGAGATTGCAGGGGGGCAGGCGGGACCGGTGATCGAGGTGGCAGACTCATCCCAGCTTCCTCCTCAGGCAACGATAATTTTGCGGAAGGCCCGCATTCACCGGGTTCTTGGAGTTGAGATTGCTGAGAGCCGTATTACTGAACAATTGACTCGGCTTGGTCTGAAAGTGGAAAGAATTGAAGAGGGCTGGGAAGTGAAGGTGCCGAGTTTTCGCTTTGATCTTGCCTTAGAGGTGGACCTTATTGAGGAATTAGGACGCTTATATGGTTATGATCGCCTTCCTAGCACCCGGCCCGTGGGGCAAATCCAGCCTGTGCTGAAAACAGAAGCGGGAGCTTTTATTGATCGTATTCGCCAGGTGCTGGTAGATCGGGACTATCAGGAGGCGATTACCTATAGTTTTGTGGACCAAGAGCTACAGCAATTATTGGACCCTGAGGGGAGCCCGCTGGTTTTGAATAATCCGATTTCCACAGACATGGCAGTTATGCGTACTACTCTGTGGACGGGGTTAGTTCAGGCGCTGCAGTATAATTCATATCGCCAGCAAGAGCGGATTCGTTTTTTTGAATATGGTCTTACATTTAATGGCCAGTTGGCTGATCTTAAACAGGAAAGAACGATCGCTGGTCTTATTTCAGGGGCTAGCTATCCGGAACAATGGGGATTAGTGGGCCGACCGGCCGATTTCTTTGATCTCAAGGGAGATGTGGAGGCGATATTATCATTGGTGGGGGAGCAACGAAATTGCTTTGAGTTCATGGCGGCCTCTCACCCTGCTCTGCATCCAGGGCAGAGTGCTCAAATTCTTCGGGAAGGCCAAGCGGTGGGGTGGCTAGGCGCTTTGCATCCGTGGTTGGAGAGTAAATTGGACTTGAGCAGCCGTGCCTACTTGTTTTCCCTTCAGCTTGAGGCAGTCGAGCGGGGTAGCTTACCTGTTTTTCAGTCTTTATCTAAGTTTCCAGCGATTCGCCGGGATATTGCCTTTTTAGTGAATGCTAATATTCCCGTGCAGGTAGTTTTTGATTGCCTTAAGGGGTGCGAATCGGATATTCTTAAAGAATTCCAACTATTTGACGTTTATACGGGGAAGGGTATTGATCCTGATAAAAAAAGCCTTGCTTTAAAATTGATTCTGCAGCACCCTTCCTACACGCTGACAGACGATAGGGTTAATATCTTTATAGAACGAGTGATGGCGCTGCTAGTAACCGAACTTGGCGCCATTATTAGGGAGTGA
- the ihfA gene encoding integration host factor subunit alpha has product MALTKADMTETLYQELGLNKREAKEIVEMFFEDIRCALEQGEAVKLSGFGNFELRDKGERPGRNPKTGEEIPITARRVVTFRPGQKLKARVEAYAGGKQ; this is encoded by the coding sequence ATGGCTCTAACCAAGGCCGATATGACTGAAACCCTTTACCAGGAGCTTGGTCTTAACAAGCGGGAGGCCAAGGAGATTGTAGAAATGTTTTTTGAAGATATTCGTTGCGCTCTAGAACAAGGAGAAGCGGTTAAGCTTTCCGGCTTTGGTAATTTTGAGCTTCGTGATAAAGGAGAACGGCCAGGGCGCAACCCTAAGACGGGTGAAGAAATTCCTATCACTGCACGACGTGTGGTAACTTTTCGGCCTGGACAAAAACTTAAGGCGCGGGTAGAAGCCTATGCTGGAGGCAAGCAATAA
- a CDS encoding MerR family transcriptional regulator has product MLEASNNNELPPIPGKRYFTIGEVSELCHVKQHVLRYWEQEFPQLKPVKRRGNRRYYQRQDVIMIRQIRNLLYEQGFTIGGARQKLSSAEAREDSTQSKQIIRQLRLELEEIMSLLKT; this is encoded by the coding sequence ATGCTGGAGGCAAGCAATAATAACGAATTACCGCCGATACCTGGAAAGCGTTATTTTACTATCGGCGAGGTCAGTGAGCTGTGTCATGTAAAGCAACATGTTTTGCGTTATTGGGAACAAGAGTTTCCACAGCTTAAACCAGTGAAACGACGCGGCAACCGACGCTACTATCAGCGTCAGGATGTCATTATGATTCGTCAGATTCGCAATCTTCTTTACGAGCAAGGATTTACTATAGGGGGGGCCCGGCAAAAACTCTCCAGTGCCGAAGCCAGGGAGGATAGCACCCAAAGCAAACAAATTATACGCCAGCTCCGCTTAGAGCTTGAAGAGATTATGAGTTTGCTTAAAACTTAA
- a CDS encoding PEP-CTERM/exosortase system-associated acyltransferase, with amino-acid sequence MSNLIAVFNKYFEVVPAKTADLKNQFFHLRYQVYSQELQLSDFESWRYPDGHETDKYDKRSVYSLLRHRRTKQIVGGLRLVLCDSVDPLQPFPIEEHAGHYFDAQLIEPSKLPRRNIAEVSRLMIAKNFRCRGKEVLYAHGMDDSSFEDRSHTRRQFPHPILGLLVALVQTSSEYGITHWYAIMEPALNRLLGRFGFDLEPIGPEVDYYGIRQPCLQNIDSVLARVFQKNRDIWELVTESGRKEGIAESVRGGG; translated from the coding sequence ATGAGCAATTTAATCGCGGTGTTCAATAAATACTTCGAGGTTGTCCCTGCAAAAACAGCTGATCTTAAGAACCAATTTTTCCATTTGCGTTATCAAGTTTATTCCCAAGAACTTCAATTATCAGATTTTGAGTCTTGGCGTTACCCAGACGGCCACGAGACTGATAAATACGACAAGCGGTCAGTATATTCCCTTTTACGTCACCGGCGGACTAAACAAATAGTGGGGGGACTGCGCCTCGTATTATGCGATTCCGTTGATCCACTTCAACCCTTTCCTATCGAGGAGCATGCTGGGCACTACTTTGATGCTCAATTGATTGAGCCTAGCAAATTGCCGCGCCGTAATATTGCTGAAGTTTCTCGTTTGATGATAGCAAAAAATTTCCGCTGTCGTGGAAAAGAAGTGCTTTATGCTCATGGAATGGATGATTCCAGCTTCGAGGATAGATCACATACTCGGCGGCAATTTCCTCATCCGATACTAGGTCTTTTAGTAGCATTGGTGCAAACCTCCTCAGAGTATGGTATCACCCACTGGTACGCGATTATGGAACCAGCGCTTAATCGCCTTCTAGGACGGTTTGGTTTCGACCTAGAGCCGATAGGTCCAGAGGTTGATTATTATGGTATCCGGCAACCGTGCTTACAAAATATAGACAGCGTATTAGCGCGAGTGTTCCAAAAAAACCGAGATATTTGGGAGTTAGTCACTGAATCAGGGAGAAAAGAAGGAATAGCCGAATCCGTAAGAGGAGGCGGTTAA
- a CDS encoding substrate-binding domain-containing protein — translation MRLSTVHPWKCQVVIRSIFIAFIFFSVIQEVNAQQVVVNSDVPETNLTRGALRAIFSMRLRTWPDGSLIKVFVLSDNSPLHIQFSKKILNIFPYQLRRTWDRLVYSGTGQAPIEVNSIKEMGSRVASTSGAIGYLPTENSNSQVRTVNIVRVK, via the coding sequence ATGCGCTTGTCTACTGTGCATCCTTGGAAGTGCCAGGTTGTTATTCGCTCTATATTTATAGCATTCATTTTTTTTTCTGTAATACAAGAAGTCAACGCCCAGCAAGTTGTCGTCAATTCAGATGTTCCAGAAACGAACTTGACTCGGGGCGCCCTTCGCGCAATTTTTAGCATGCGCCTGCGAACTTGGCCTGACGGATCGCTGATCAAAGTGTTTGTGCTGAGCGATAACTCTCCGTTACATATACAATTTTCGAAAAAAATTCTCAATATTTTCCCTTACCAGCTTCGTAGAACATGGGACCGGCTAGTTTATTCAGGTACCGGGCAAGCTCCTATTGAAGTTAACTCCATTAAAGAAATGGGCAGCAGGGTAGCTTCTACGTCGGGCGCTATTGGTTATTTACCCACTGAAAATTCGAATTCCCAGGTGCGTACGGTAAATATAGTACGGGTGAAATAG
- a CDS encoding O-succinylhomoserine sulfhydrylase has product MLTNDQSKYDFATLAVRAGQQRTGEGEHAEPIFPTSSFVFESATEAAACFAGEIAGNIYSRFTNPTVRTFEQRLAALEGGERCVATSSGMAAILATCMALLKAGDHIVSSENIFGTTRVLFNKYLARFGVETTFVPLIQLEAWENALRPNTRLLFLETPSNPLNEIADIVQLSSLAQAHGCLLVVDNCFCTPALQRPFELGADLVIHSATKYLDGQGRCVGGAVVGDGQRVGEEIFGFLRTAGPTMSPFNAWVFLKGLETLQLRMEALSRQAQALAEWLEAEPKVSRVYYAGLPSHPQHTLASKQQSGFGGLVAFELKGGKAAAWKLIDSLKFISITANLGDVKTTITHPATTTHGRLTEEERLAAGISDGLVRISVGLESLEDIKKDLQRGLDRMAQG; this is encoded by the coding sequence ATGCTAACCAATGATCAAAGCAAGTACGATTTTGCTACGCTGGCAGTGCGAGCGGGGCAGCAACGTACTGGTGAGGGTGAACATGCCGAGCCTATATTTCCTACTTCCAGCTTTGTGTTTGAAAGTGCTACAGAAGCTGCTGCTTGTTTCGCAGGAGAAATAGCAGGAAATATTTATTCCCGATTTACTAACCCTACGGTCCGGACTTTTGAGCAACGCCTTGCAGCTTTAGAAGGGGGTGAGCGTTGCGTGGCGACTTCATCGGGGATGGCGGCTATCCTTGCGACTTGTATGGCGCTGTTGAAGGCAGGAGATCATATCGTTTCCTCGGAGAATATTTTTGGAACGACGCGGGTTCTCTTCAATAAATATCTGGCCCGCTTTGGCGTAGAGACCACCTTTGTTCCTCTCATTCAGTTGGAAGCCTGGGAAAACGCCTTGCGTCCCAATACTCGCTTACTATTTCTGGAAACGCCTTCCAACCCTCTGAATGAAATAGCAGATATCGTTCAACTATCCAGTCTGGCGCAGGCCCATGGTTGCTTATTAGTGGTGGATAATTGTTTTTGTACTCCTGCTTTGCAGCGCCCTTTCGAGCTAGGGGCGGATCTTGTTATTCACTCTGCCACCAAGTACCTCGATGGCCAAGGGCGGTGCGTGGGGGGCGCCGTAGTGGGTGATGGGCAACGGGTAGGAGAGGAAATCTTTGGCTTTTTGCGTACTGCGGGTCCAACAATGAGTCCCTTCAATGCCTGGGTTTTTCTTAAAGGTTTAGAAACCTTGCAATTGCGGATGGAAGCGCTGAGTCGACAGGCTCAGGCTTTGGCCGAATGGTTGGAAGCGGAGCCAAAAGTTTCAAGGGTATATTATGCAGGTTTGCCTTCCCATCCTCAACACACGCTGGCCTCGAAGCAACAGTCGGGCTTTGGTGGCCTGGTCGCATTCGAGCTAAAAGGAGGGAAGGCGGCCGCCTGGAAACTTATCGATTCTCTCAAGTTTATCTCTATTACTGCTAATCTTGGGGATGTGAAAACCACCATTACTCACCCGGCTACCACGACCCATGGTCGTTTAACGGAGGAGGAGCGATTGGCAGCAGGTATCAGCGATGGTTTGGTACGAATCTCCGTGGGTTTAGAGTCCCTTGAGGATATTAAAAAAGATTTACAGCGGGGTTTGGATAGGATGGCCCAAGGTTGA
- a CDS encoding secondary thiamine-phosphate synthase enzyme YjbQ: MKSYRKELWFNVPNRRGFVNMTPQVEECLGESGVREGLVLVNAMHITASVFINDDEPGLHHDYEEWLEKLAPHEPIRQYRHNDTGEDNADGHMKRQIMGREVVVAVTEGRLDFGPWEQIFYGEFDGRRRKRVLVKIIGE; the protein is encoded by the coding sequence ATGAAAAGTTATCGTAAGGAACTTTGGTTCAATGTGCCTAACCGCCGGGGGTTCGTCAATATGACCCCCCAGGTGGAGGAGTGTCTGGGCGAAAGCGGCGTAAGGGAAGGTTTAGTGCTTGTTAATGCAATGCATATCACCGCCAGCGTTTTTATTAACGATGACGAGCCTGGATTACACCATGATTATGAGGAGTGGCTAGAGAAGCTTGCACCCCATGAGCCTATCCGGCAGTACCGGCACAATGATACCGGAGAAGATAATGCCGATGGCCACATGAAACGCCAAATCATGGGCCGGGAAGTCGTGGTTGCCGTGACCGAGGGGCGCTTGGACTTCGGACCTTGGGAGCAGATTTTTTATGGTGAGTTTGATGGTCGCCGGCGTAAACGGGTTTTGGTCAAGATTATCGGAGAATAG